In the genome of Carnobacterium pleistocenium FTR1, one region contains:
- a CDS encoding Gfo/Idh/MocA family oxidoreductase, translating into MLTIAYIGNGKSTNRYHLPFSQKSENINVKTIYSRHADSPWDKVPGVHYTTNLEDIWSDPEIQLVAVCLPSSLHFKFAKLALENGKNTLVEKPFTETSKEARELFELAKSKNLLVQCYQNRRYDSDFLTAQKVIESGLIGELLEVEMHYDYFRPEVPESCTEFSAASSYLYGHGCHTIDQVLSYFGDPDSIHYDVRQLLGPSRMNDYFDLDFYYSKTKVSVKSSYFRIKPRPSFVLYGKKGMFTKQEKDRQEEHLKLFYMPTNPDFGIDTPEHYGTLTYVDDEGIYHEEKVVSEIGDYSHVYDGLYESIINGKDPLVKDEETIRQLEILEEGIQKMSN; encoded by the coding sequence ATGTTAACAATAGCTTATATTGGCAATGGAAAAAGTACGAATCGCTATCATTTACCTTTTTCACAGAAATCAGAAAATATTAACGTGAAAACTATCTATTCTCGTCATGCAGATAGCCCATGGGATAAGGTTCCTGGAGTTCATTACACAACGAATTTAGAAGATATCTGGAGTGATCCAGAAATTCAATTGGTTGCAGTTTGCCTTCCAAGTTCATTACATTTTAAATTTGCAAAATTAGCTTTAGAAAACGGGAAAAACACTTTGGTTGAAAAACCTTTCACCGAAACGTCTAAAGAAGCAAGGGAACTCTTTGAGTTAGCAAAATCAAAAAATCTACTCGTCCAGTGTTACCAAAATAGACGCTATGATTCAGACTTTCTGACCGCTCAAAAAGTTATTGAAAGTGGCCTGATAGGTGAATTACTAGAAGTTGAAATGCATTATGATTATTTTAGACCCGAAGTTCCAGAAAGTTGCACAGAATTTTCGGCCGCTTCAAGTTATTTGTATGGGCACGGCTGCCATACGATTGATCAAGTTCTTTCCTATTTTGGAGATCCCGATTCCATTCATTATGATGTAAGGCAATTATTAGGCCCTAGTCGAATGAATGATTATTTTGACTTGGACTTTTATTATTCAAAAACAAAAGTTTCTGTTAAATCAAGTTATTTCAGAATCAAACCGCGTCCAAGTTTTGTTTTATATGGTAAAAAAGGGATGTTCACTAAGCAAGAAAAAGATAGACAAGAGGAACATCTGAAATTATTCTATATGCCTACTAACCCTGATTTCGGTATTGATACGCCTGAACATTATGGCACTTTGACCTATGTAGATGATGAAGGAATCTATCACGAAGAAAAAGTCGTTTCAGAAATTGGGGATTACAGCCATGTTTACGATGGCTTATATGAATCAATTATAAATGGAAAAGACCCACTAGTGAAAGATGAAGAAACCATTCGTCAACTAGAAATACTCGAAGAAGGTATTCAAAAAATGAGCAACTAA
- the deoC gene encoding deoxyribose-phosphate aldolase has product MVFQFSVAELANMVDHTLLKADAKKAAFEKVCQEADKFGFKMVAINSAPVSLCKELLKESPVHIGAAIGFPLGQTTIATKAFEVMDAIKNGADEIDYVINIGKLKDGNLAYIEMEMAEIVRVCRANNTVSKVILENCYLTDDEKIAVCEIAKRVKPDFVKTSTGFGTSGATVDDVKLMKETVGPDVKVKAAGGIRDFATAKAMVEAGAERLGTSSGIKIISEYKAIQE; this is encoded by the coding sequence ATGGTATTCCAATTTAGCGTAGCAGAACTAGCAAATATGGTGGATCATACTTTATTAAAAGCAGATGCAAAGAAAGCAGCATTTGAAAAAGTGTGTCAAGAAGCTGACAAATTTGGGTTTAAAATGGTGGCTATTAATTCAGCACCTGTTTCGCTTTGCAAAGAGTTATTAAAAGAAAGTCCCGTCCACATAGGAGCAGCCATTGGTTTTCCACTGGGCCAGACTACTATTGCCACGAAAGCTTTTGAAGTCATGGATGCAATCAAAAATGGGGCTGATGAAATCGATTATGTGATCAATATTGGCAAATTAAAAGATGGGAACCTAGCTTATATTGAAATGGAGATGGCAGAAATCGTAAGAGTCTGTCGAGCAAATAATACAGTAAGTAAAGTAATCTTGGAAAACTGTTATCTGACAGACGATGAAAAAATTGCTGTCTGTGAAATTGCTAAAAGAGTTAAACCTGATTTTGTGAAAACGTCAACCGGGTTTGGTACTAGTGGCGCAACAGTTGACGATGTAAAATTAATGAAAGAGACCGTTGGACCAGACGTCAAAGTGAAAGCGGCAGGAGGCATACGTGATTTTGCAACGGCTAAAGCTATGGTGGAAGCTGGAGCTGAGCGACTAGGAACAAGTTCGGGTATAAAAATTATCAGCGAGTATAAAGCGATTCAAGAATAA
- a CDS encoding metal-sensitive transcriptional regulator, which yields MNIDTKQVEQKKIIHRLRRTEGQIRGVQKMIDEDKECIDIITQLSAIRSSIDRVMGIIVAENLKDCFENPKNDTQDQTKKIDQAIAMIIKK from the coding sequence ATGAACATTGACACTAAACAGGTTGAGCAAAAAAAAATCATTCATCGTTTAAGAAGAACTGAAGGACAAATTCGTGGCGTTCAAAAAATGATTGATGAAGACAAAGAGTGTATAGATATTATTACACAATTAAGCGCTATTCGCTCTAGCATTGATCGTGTGATGGGGATAATCGTTGCTGAAAATCTGAAAGATTGTTTTGAGAATCCAAAAAATGATACTCAAGATCAAACTAAAAAAATTGATCAGGCTATTGCTATGATCATAAAAAAATAG
- a CDS encoding FAD-dependent oxidoreductase: protein MVKKILIIGGVAGGATAATRLRRLNEEDNIILFEKGEYISFANCGLPYHIGGEIKERDNLLLQTVEGMEQQYALDIRNFSEVTKIDPAKKEIIVLNHQTGKTYTESFDQLIISTGAKAITPAIPGMDSAKNVFSLRNIPDMDLIKEYIAENDIQTATIIGGGFIGLEMMENLKVLDLNVQLVEMAPQVMPNIDFEMAQQLHTQINMHGVNLLLNDGLKEFKDNGKKLLLTSGNELETDLTILSIGVTPENTLAKECGIELGFKNAIKVNDQLQTNFPDIYAIGDVIEVKDFVDQSPTNIPLAWPANRQGRLVADIINGIPAIYPGTQGASVAKIFELTAASTGNSERMLKNKGIDFQVIHIHPNSHAGYYPGASPIHLKLLFGNDGKILGAQGVGTKGVEKRIDVISTAMKFGGTADQLASLELAYAPPYSSAKDPVNMLGYTADNMMNQKVKTIQWHEVDALLDQNAYFLDIREDFELATGSLPNSTLIPLNQLRNRLDELPKDKTIYVYCQVGLRGYNAARILMHHGFDVKNLDGGYKTYKLATYEMKNKPFKLAPKKQVSTSSFDNALKTIEVDACGLQCPGPILKVKEHMDQMTNGQKMVVQASDFGFSADIESWAKSTGNTVLTNEIKGDNVVATIAKGNSLQANVASLPKDGLLRETKNGATMVVFSGDMDKALASMIIALGAAAMGKQVTIFFTFWGLGVLKKQKVKKQGLAKLFDIMLPNNAESLPISSMNMGGAGAKMIKSVMKQKNVDPLPVMIEKANKLGVKFIACTMSMDIMGIEREELFDFVEFGGVAAYLGDSEDANLNLFI from the coding sequence ATAGTGAAAAAAATACTAATTATCGGCGGTGTAGCCGGTGGCGCGACTGCAGCTACTAGACTTCGTCGTTTAAACGAAGAAGATAACATTATTCTATTTGAAAAGGGTGAATACATTTCATTTGCGAATTGTGGTCTTCCTTATCACATTGGAGGGGAAATTAAAGAGCGTGATAACTTACTGCTACAGACTGTTGAAGGAATGGAGCAGCAATATGCATTAGATATACGTAATTTTTCTGAAGTAACCAAAATTGATCCAGCAAAAAAGGAAATCATTGTTTTAAATCACCAAACAGGCAAAACTTATACAGAATCTTTCGACCAACTAATTATTTCAACTGGTGCAAAAGCAATCACACCAGCTATCCCAGGTATGGATTCTGCAAAAAATGTTTTTTCATTAAGAAATATTCCGGATATGGATCTTATCAAAGAATATATAGCTGAAAATGACATACAAACTGCAACCATCATTGGTGGTGGCTTTATCGGATTAGAAATGATGGAAAACCTTAAAGTCTTGGATCTTAACGTCCAACTAGTAGAAATGGCTCCTCAAGTTATGCCAAATATAGACTTTGAAATGGCCCAACAATTACACACTCAAATCAATATGCATGGAGTTAATCTGCTACTAAATGATGGCTTAAAAGAATTTAAAGATAACGGAAAAAAATTATTATTAACGAGTGGCAATGAACTAGAAACAGATCTAACTATTTTATCTATTGGTGTGACTCCAGAAAATACTCTTGCTAAAGAATGTGGCATCGAACTTGGTTTCAAGAATGCAATCAAAGTAAATGATCAGCTTCAAACCAATTTTCCAGACATCTACGCTATCGGAGATGTTATCGAAGTCAAAGATTTTGTGGATCAATCTCCTACAAACATCCCTCTTGCATGGCCTGCTAACCGTCAAGGACGTTTAGTTGCGGATATCATCAATGGGATTCCTGCAATATACCCAGGAACACAAGGGGCTTCTGTTGCAAAAATTTTCGAATTAACAGCTGCTTCTACCGGAAACAGTGAACGGATGCTTAAAAACAAAGGCATAGACTTCCAAGTGATCCATATCCACCCAAATTCACATGCTGGGTATTATCCTGGTGCTAGCCCTATTCATCTAAAATTACTTTTTGGAAATGATGGTAAAATTTTAGGTGCTCAAGGTGTTGGAACAAAAGGCGTTGAAAAACGGATCGATGTTATTTCAACAGCTATGAAATTTGGCGGAACGGCTGATCAACTAGCTAGTCTTGAATTAGCTTATGCCCCTCCTTATTCAAGTGCAAAAGACCCTGTTAACATGTTGGGGTATACGGCTGATAATATGATGAACCAAAAAGTCAAAACGATCCAATGGCACGAAGTCGATGCTTTATTAGATCAAAATGCTTACTTCCTAGATATTAGAGAAGACTTTGAACTTGCAACAGGTTCATTGCCTAATAGTACATTGATTCCATTAAATCAATTACGAAATCGACTAGATGAATTGCCAAAAGATAAAACAATCTACGTATATTGCCAAGTCGGTTTGCGTGGCTATAATGCTGCAAGAATATTGATGCATCATGGTTTTGATGTAAAAAATCTTGATGGTGGCTACAAGACATATAAATTAGCAACCTATGAAATGAAAAATAAACCTTTTAAACTAGCACCTAAAAAACAAGTTAGTACCTCTTCATTTGATAATGCGTTAAAAACGATCGAAGTAGATGCTTGCGGATTGCAATGTCCCGGACCTATTTTAAAAGTAAAAGAGCATATGGATCAAATGACTAATGGACAAAAAATGGTTGTTCAAGCTAGCGATTTTGGCTTTAGTGCTGACATTGAGTCTTGGGCTAAAAGTACCGGAAATACGGTACTGACAAATGAGATCAAAGGAGACAACGTGGTTGCTACCATAGCTAAAGGAAATAGCTTACAAGCAAATGTTGCTTCTCTTCCTAAAGACGGTTTATTGAGAGAAACAAAAAATGGCGCAACAATGGTTGTCTTTAGCGGCGACATGGATAAAGCTTTAGCATCAATGATCATTGCTTTAGGCGCAGCAGCAATGGGTAAACAAGTCACGATTTTCTTTACTTTTTGGGGATTAGGCGTTTTAAAAAAACAGAAAGTGAAAAAACAAGGTTTAGCAAAATTATTCGACATCATGCTGCCTAATAATGCAGAAAGTTTGCCTATTTCTTCTATGAATATGGGTGGAGCTGGCGCTAAAATGATCAAATCAGTCATGAAACAAAAAAACGTAGATCCTTTACCGGTCATGATTGAAAAAGCTAATAAATTAGGCGTTAAATTTATTGCTTGTACTATGAGTATGGATATCATGGGCATCGAAAGAGAAGAACTATTTGATTTTGTTGAATTTGGTGGTGTCGCAGCTTATCTTGGTGACAGTGAAGATGCTAACTTAAACTTGTTTATTTAA
- a CDS encoding SDR family oxidoreductase: MKYLLTGATGELGTHALRYLKEQIGPNEIVALARTEEKAAKLREQGIDVRIADFSDYASLLEAFNGIDRLLFVSSQPGGAVSRGEQHKNVVHAAKEKGISFIIYTSFPKGAESTSPLAQDHILTEKLISESHIPHTFLRNNWYIENEADTLHAAVEGHPFTYSAGEGKIGWALKREFAEAAVNVLTGKAAAPEILELSGTPMTYAQLAEALKTASGKKFEVVSMTDADYKTTLINNGVPESVVGFILMIQNDIRNGELTVISNDFEKALGKPLTPLVEALKEFLKN, from the coding sequence ATGAAATACTTATTAACAGGCGCTACAGGAGAATTAGGGACTCATGCTTTACGTTATTTGAAAGAACAAATTGGACCAAATGAAATTGTAGCTTTAGCACGAACAGAAGAAAAAGCTGCTAAACTGCGTGAACAAGGAATCGATGTTCGAATTGCTGATTTTAGTGACTACGCAAGTTTACTTGAGGCATTCAACGGAATCGATCGTCTATTATTTGTTTCCTCACAACCAGGCGGAGCAGTTTCACGTGGAGAACAACACAAAAATGTAGTTCATGCCGCTAAAGAAAAAGGTATTTCATTTATTATTTACACTAGTTTCCCTAAAGGTGCAGAATCAACCAGCCCTTTAGCTCAGGATCATATATTAACGGAAAAATTGATTTCTGAATCTCACATTCCTCATACTTTTTTACGCAATAATTGGTATATAGAAAATGAAGCAGACACACTACATGCAGCAGTAGAAGGTCATCCTTTCACTTACTCTGCTGGAGAAGGTAAAATTGGTTGGGCATTGAAGCGCGAATTTGCCGAAGCTGCCGTAAATGTCTTGACTGGAAAAGCTGCTGCACCAGAAATACTTGAGTTATCCGGCACCCCAATGACTTACGCCCAACTAGCAGAAGCCCTTAAAACGGCTAGTGGTAAGAAATTCGAGGTTGTTTCAATGACTGACGCAGACTACAAAACTACATTGATCAATAATGGTGTTCCAGAATCTGTCGTTGGTTTTATTTTAATGATTCAAAATGATATTCGCAATGGTGAATTAACTGTCATTTCGAACGATTTTGAAAAAGCATTGGGCAAACCATTAACTCCACTAGTTGAAGCTTTAAAAGAGTTTTTGAAAAATTAA
- a CDS encoding winged helix-turn-helix transcriptional regulator, translating to MRNKLVGCPVETTLLLINDRWKILILRELLDGTKRFGELRKAIGTVSPKVLTSHLRSMEEDGLVEREIFAEVPPRVEYTLTELGESLKPILDAMKDWGINYQEKVTSEVDHLEVDVV from the coding sequence ATGCGTAATAAATTAGTAGGATGTCCAGTAGAGACGACCCTTTTACTGATAAATGATCGTTGGAAAATTTTGATATTAAGAGAGTTGTTAGATGGAACGAAGCGATTTGGCGAATTAAGAAAAGCAATTGGAACGGTTTCACCAAAAGTCCTAACGTCGCATTTGCGTTCTATGGAAGAAGATGGACTAGTTGAGCGTGAAATTTTTGCAGAAGTTCCCCCACGTGTTGAATACACGCTGACAGAATTAGGGGAAAGTTTAAAACCGATTTTGGATGCAATGAAGGATTGGGGCATAAACTACCAAGAAAAGGTTACTAGTGAAGTTGACCATTTAGAAGTAGATGTAGTGTAA
- a CDS encoding DUF1398 family protein: MSLTKQEIEKAVYAEKNAGEFPQLMQEFKKMGVKRYDYLVAEGMYRYFDDESSIDLPLNGKPKEVAAQSDHETIKAVVKRAQAGEFDFETFCELAGQAGVPFWTSDLVLKQVVYYDTNHQALLIEPIPGL; this comes from the coding sequence ATGAGTTTAACTAAACAAGAGATTGAAAAAGCGGTCTATGCCGAAAAAAACGCTGGTGAATTTCCTCAATTGATGCAGGAATTCAAAAAAATGGGTGTTAAACGCTATGATTATTTAGTTGCTGAAGGCATGTATCGTTATTTTGATGACGAAAGTTCAATCGACTTACCGTTGAATGGGAAACCTAAAGAAGTTGCAGCGCAAAGTGATCATGAAACCATTAAAGCGGTTGTAAAAAGAGCTCAAGCTGGCGAGTTTGACTTTGAAACTTTTTGTGAGCTAGCTGGACAAGCTGGAGTTCCCTTTTGGACAAGTGATTTAGTATTAAAACAAGTCGTTTATTATGACACGAATCATCAAGCTTTGTTAATCGAGCCGATTCCTGGATTATAG
- a CDS encoding glutathione S-transferase family protein gives MGLLVDGKWHDQWYDTEGNGGRFIRQESQFRNWITPDGSAGLSGEGGFKAESGRYHLYVALACPWANRALIMRKLKGLEELISVSIVNPIMAENGWTFEREEGVIPDPVINANYLYELYTHVESEYSGRVTVPVLYDLKQNKIVNNESSEIMRILNSAFNEVGAKEDDYYPEALRPKIDAINEKVYHSVNNGVYKSGFATKQEVYQEEVSKLFDALDELEVRLGEKRYLVGDQITEADWRLFTTLIRFDSVYYGHFKCNIKHITEYKNLWRYTRELYNWPGITETVNFKHIKNHYYRSHKNINPTGIVPAGPKLDFSLV, from the coding sequence ATGGGATTATTAGTAGATGGCAAGTGGCATGACCAATGGTACGATACAGAAGGCAATGGTGGGCGATTCATTCGTCAAGAATCACAGTTCCGTAATTGGATCACGCCGGATGGAAGTGCTGGTTTAAGTGGTGAGGGCGGTTTTAAAGCTGAATCTGGACGCTACCATTTGTATGTAGCTTTAGCATGTCCTTGGGCAAACCGTGCATTGATCATGCGTAAACTAAAAGGATTAGAAGAGCTGATTTCGGTATCTATTGTGAATCCAATAATGGCTGAAAATGGTTGGACATTTGAACGAGAAGAAGGCGTGATTCCGGATCCGGTAATCAATGCAAACTATCTTTATGAGCTGTATACGCATGTGGAATCAGAATATAGTGGACGTGTAACTGTACCCGTCTTGTATGATTTGAAACAAAATAAAATCGTAAACAATGAGTCTTCTGAAATCATGCGCATTTTGAACTCTGCATTTAATGAAGTCGGTGCAAAAGAAGACGATTATTATCCTGAAGCATTACGTCCAAAAATTGATGCAATCAATGAAAAAGTATACCATTCGGTCAATAACGGCGTATACAAATCCGGATTCGCTACTAAACAAGAGGTCTATCAAGAAGAGGTTAGCAAACTTTTTGATGCACTTGATGAGTTAGAAGTACGACTGGGAGAGAAACGTTATCTAGTAGGTGACCAAATCACCGAAGCTGATTGGCGCTTATTTACAACGCTGATTCGTTTTGACAGTGTCTATTATGGTCATTTCAAATGCAACATCAAACACATTACAGAGTATAAGAACCTATGGCGCTACACTAGAGAATTATACAACTGGCCAGGAATAACGGAGACCGTGAATTTTAAGCACATTAAAAATCATTATTACCGTAGCCACAAAAATATTAATCCGACCGGTATTGTTCCAGCAGGACCTAAATTAGATTTTAGTTTGGTTTAA
- a CDS encoding endo alpha-1,4 polygalactosaminidase has translation MKTRVISVLIGAMVILAVTGCAKSEGKGNSISENTGKYGVFLSLDGRDAITASEGYETVIIDAQNLSAAEITEMQARGQKVYSYLNVGSLETFRPYYKEFQHLTLSPYENWEEEYWVDVTNEDWQEFSAVTLANEFLDKGIDGFWIDNVDIYWQFPTEETYVGVEQILKTLMSYDKPVLINGGNEFVSAYLQQNQQIDDILTGVNQETVFSAIDFEEDKLVSQTKENQTYYLNYLDTVDKAGKEIYLLEYTTKKELGKDIQEYATERGWKYYISNSVELN, from the coding sequence ATGAAAACTAGGGTAATAAGCGTTTTGATAGGAGCAATGGTTATTTTAGCAGTAACAGGTTGTGCAAAATCAGAAGGAAAAGGCAACAGTATAAGCGAAAATACAGGTAAGTATGGTGTGTTTTTGAGTTTAGATGGAAGAGATGCCATCACAGCTAGTGAAGGTTACGAAACGGTTATTATTGATGCACAAAATCTCTCTGCAGCAGAAATTACGGAGATGCAAGCTCGAGGACAAAAAGTTTATAGTTATTTAAATGTAGGATCATTGGAAACTTTCAGGCCTTACTATAAAGAATTTCAGCATCTTACATTGAGTCCTTACGAAAATTGGGAAGAAGAATATTGGGTTGATGTAACCAACGAAGACTGGCAAGAATTTAGTGCCGTTACTTTAGCTAATGAATTCCTTGATAAAGGAATTGATGGCTTTTGGATCGATAATGTAGATATATACTGGCAATTTCCAACAGAAGAAACGTATGTTGGGGTGGAACAGATCTTAAAGACACTCATGAGCTATGACAAACCGGTTCTTATTAATGGAGGAAATGAATTTGTTAGTGCGTATTTACAGCAAAATCAGCAAATAGATGATATTTTGACTGGTGTAAACCAAGAAACCGTCTTTTCAGCTATTGATTTTGAGGAAGATAAGCTGGTTAGTCAAACAAAAGAAAATCAAACCTACTACTTAAATTATTTAGATACAGTTGATAAAGCTGGAAAAGAGATTTATTTACTGGAATACACTACGAAAAAAGAGCTGGGTAAAGACATCCAGGAATATGCGACTGAAAGAGGATGGAAGTATTATATCTCCAATTCGGTTGAATTGAATTAA
- the gap gene encoding type I glyceraldehyde-3-phosphate dehydrogenase, translated as MSIKVAINGFGRIGRLALRRILEKNTDLEVVAINDLTDNDDLVYLLKYDTSQGRFPYDVTVGNDAIVVDGKEIKAYAEKDASQLPWGDLGIDIVLECTGFYTSAKKAQAHLDAGAKRVLISAPVKASGSEVDNTKTIVYGVNHESLDENDEIISAASCTTNCLAPMANVLNKKYGINSALMTTIHAYTASQALQDSPGGRKNRAGAQNAIPASTGAAKAVGKVIPELDGKIDGTAIRIPTITGSMAELYSVLDKKVTIDEVNKAMKEAANDAFLYTEDEIVSSDVIGVPAGSIFDATQTRIIEGSSGQLVKTVAWYDNEYGFVSNMVSTLEHFSSIK; from the coding sequence ATGTCAATAAAGGTAGCAATCAATGGATTTGGCCGTATTGGACGTTTAGCATTGCGTCGGATTTTGGAAAAGAACACAGACTTAGAGGTTGTCGCAATCAATGATTTGACGGATAATGACGACTTAGTTTATTTGCTAAAATACGATACCTCACAAGGCCGATTCCCGTATGATGTAACAGTTGGGAATGACGCGATTGTGGTAGATGGAAAAGAAATCAAAGCTTATGCAGAAAAAGATGCGAGTCAATTGCCATGGGGTGATCTAGGAATCGATATCGTCCTAGAATGTACTGGTTTCTATACTTCAGCGAAAAAAGCACAAGCTCACTTAGATGCAGGGGCGAAACGGGTGTTGATCTCTGCTCCAGTAAAAGCTTCAGGATCAGAAGTGGACAATACGAAAACAATCGTCTATGGTGTAAATCATGAGTCACTCGATGAAAATGATGAAATCATTTCTGCAGCATCTTGTACCACGAATTGTCTAGCGCCAATGGCAAATGTTTTGAATAAAAAATACGGAATCAATAGTGCTTTAATGACAACCATACATGCTTATACAGCATCGCAAGCCTTGCAAGATTCACCAGGTGGGCGTAAAAACCGTGCTGGTGCACAAAATGCTATTCCGGCTTCAACAGGTGCTGCCAAAGCGGTAGGAAAAGTGATTCCTGAATTAGATGGGAAAATTGATGGAACAGCTATTAGAATTCCTACAATAACAGGGTCAATGGCAGAACTATATTCTGTTTTGGACAAAAAAGTAACAATAGACGAAGTAAATAAAGCAATGAAAGAAGCTGCAAATGATGCGTTCCTGTACACTGAAGACGAAATTGTCTCTTCAGATGTTATCGGGGTACCTGCAGGCTCCATTTTTGATGCCACTCAAACAAGAATAATCGAAGGTTCTAGTGGACAATTAGTAAAAACGGTTGCTTGGTATGATAATGAGTATGGCTTTGTATCGAATATGGTAAGTACCTTAGAACATTTTTCTAGTATCAAATAA
- a CDS encoding MurR/RpiR family transcriptional regulator produces the protein MLLIERLKHTSFSGAEQALVSYLTDYPEKLQDMTTQKIADLTHTNPTSLIRVAKKMGFTGWIDLKEAYLEEWHYLNSHFTAIDANLPYEQTDHLISIAHKISTLQQNTLQDTLSLITSKDLDYAQKLLLDADEIKVFASQTNALIAQDFVTKMRRINKKVTISSTYDYSTYEAFNSSKKTCALIISYTGEDDSFIKCMDILKKNGASTISLTSIGNNPIATHSDCSLKITTREKLYSKIGNFTSTTSVIYLLNLLYSIVFTADYEMNLNHLIQIGRSTDIRKTSIDIIKEQPSSDK, from the coding sequence ATGTTACTCATTGAACGATTAAAACACACTTCATTTTCAGGTGCTGAACAAGCACTAGTAAGTTATCTCACCGATTACCCTGAAAAATTACAAGATATGACGACTCAAAAAATTGCAGATTTAACTCATACAAATCCTACGAGCCTTATTCGTGTAGCGAAAAAAATGGGCTTTACAGGTTGGATAGACTTGAAAGAAGCTTACCTTGAAGAATGGCATTACTTGAATAGCCATTTTACAGCTATTGACGCCAATCTACCTTATGAACAAACGGATCATTTAATTTCTATCGCCCATAAAATAAGCACGTTGCAACAGAATACTCTGCAAGATACTTTATCTTTAATAACTTCTAAAGATTTGGACTATGCACAAAAACTTTTACTAGATGCTGATGAGATCAAAGTATTTGCGAGCCAAACTAATGCCCTTATTGCTCAAGACTTCGTAACTAAGATGCGTAGGATCAATAAAAAGGTCACTATTTCTTCTACTTACGATTACAGTACCTATGAGGCTTTTAATAGTAGTAAAAAAACGTGCGCTCTTATTATTTCATATACAGGTGAAGATGATTCCTTTATAAAATGCATGGACATTTTGAAAAAGAATGGAGCCTCCACGATTAGTTTAACTAGTATAGGAAATAATCCTATTGCAACACATAGCGATTGTTCATTAAAAATCACTACTCGAGAAAAGCTTTACTCTAAAATCGGAAACTTCACCTCAACCACATCTGTCATTTATCTATTGAATCTTTTGTACTCTATTGTCTTTACTGCAGATTATGAAATGAACTTGAACCATCTCATTCAAATTGGTCGTTCAACAGATATCCGCAAAACAAGCATCGACATCATTAAAGAACAACCTTCATCGGATAAATAA